The genomic window ATtggcaaaataaatatagttattAGACGCGCAGACACCGAGGTATACAGacacgtcatcatcatcagcctatcgcagtccactgctggacataggcctctccaagtgcaagccactgagatctattttcggcttctcgcatccagctcctgccagccgtcttgcgcaagtcatcactccaccgtgcctgaggacgtcctacactacgtttgccgaggcgtggtctccactctagaactcgtttaccctttgcctgctgattcggtgggctatgtcgatgaccttgattctctgacggattacctcatttctgatgcgatccctcagagaaatgccgagcatagctctttccatagcccgctgagcgactttaaacttgtgaaccagccgtaccgtcagtgtccacgtttcggctccgtaagtcatgacaggtaggacgcactgattgaagacttttgtctttaggcactgtgggatcgacgatgttaggacagGTACgtaacaagttttattttgttccttTCAGTGTTTTGTGAACTGCTGCTTAGAAATGCTTTTAGCTACTATACCTCTTCTCCCAGCCCTGCCCGCCATCTGTATGTACTCGGCCGGGGCCAGCGTCCGTCGCTGCAGGCCGTCGTACTTGCTGGTCTCGTCGAACACCACGGTCCGCGCCGGCATGTTCACGCCCATCGCGAATGTTTCCGTCGCGAATAGGATTTTTACCTGTAAGTGAATATATCTTATATGGTTGGTAATAAGGTCGATTTTGCTGTGTTTTGTTCTTTGACTACtttgaagtgttttttttttagttttagaagcCTTTGTTGTAAAGTAAACCTAGTGTATTTGGCAGTAAGGTTGACTTTTCTTTATCAGTTGTCGATttaaatattagaatagattgAGGTCAGTTCCTGTAAATAATggctacaatatttttattaagattatcaaaacaatgaaattacaaataatattatgttaaggattatgtattttaaattataagtgTCAGTAATTGGTACTTACAAAACCAGACTGGAACAACATCTCAACAATTTCTTTGAGCAGTGGTAATATACCGCTGTGATGTACTCCGATACCATTTTCAAGCACCCTTTGCAGTCTTATCACCTTggaagtaaataattttaagacaatttaattatataaataatttaaattctgTGATAAATCTCATGCAGGTTCTAATTACCTGTGGTAATCTTCTATCGGGCTCTTTCAGTCTTTGTAGGCACTTTTGGAAGAATGATCGGATATGACCCTTTTCTTTCGCAGTGGTTAAATCTACAGACATCAAACTTTCAGCATTCTGGTCACATCTGAAAACAATGCAAGAATGTACTGTCAAGCTATGTTTTTCTCATCATGAGTAACTGAATTTCAACATAAGCAACCCAgtatttataaagtttaatgTTGACATATAGAAAAGTTTATGACGCATTTTGTGATCTCACCTATTACGTGATAATGTAAATGCGACTACGGGCAGTTTGTCTTTCTGCTTCAAATGGTCAATGAAGGCCACCCACATCGTTTGTTCCGCTTTAGGATTCATATACATTTTGCCACCTGAAAAATTGCCAAGAAAgaatatcactacatagtataaaacaaagtcgctttttctgtacctatgtccctttgtacgcttaaatcttcaaaactacgcaacggattttgaggccgttttttcaatagatagagtgattaaagtggaaggtttatatgtataataataatatacattaaatagtggggtaATACTGCTaccccgtgcgaagccggagcgggtcgctagttttaTATAAGCCTTATTCGATAAATGGGGTatcttacattaaaatattttcaaaaatggcAAGTAGTTCTTgagtaatctcaggaactacgggTCAATTCAAACACAGCGCGTATAACATTAGTCTAATTTAAGGAATGATGTACCTTTCGGTCCAAAGTTCTTCTTGTATTCATTCTCTCTGGCTTTCTTAGCAGCAACCGCTTCATTGTAACCTCTCAGTTGGAAGTTACCTTCTTGATCTACCACTAAGAACCTCTCGTTCTTTGATTTCCCACCCGTTCCTGAAAGAGTGATCATGAATAAGCTTATTATCCTTATGTTGGACTTAATGCTGGACTTATtttgagaataatattttttgaaaattagttTTTACATCAAGCAATGTCTGATGATATTTTTAAGTCTCAAAATTAGGTAGGTGCCAGGTAACTAGAACAgatatatttttagaaacaaaaactcgaattttatatttcaaataggcctataaaaaaactttcgaaacgtcaagctagttcCACGGTTCCAATAAGTGGGTCTCATGGACAAGAACTGGTAGGCCCGCTCCATAAATAACATGGCCTAGGAAGACTTATCTATATATTTCTACACCTGCAATGGTAGTATATgtcaaacaatatttaatgtaaaaccTCAATGTACATATCATATGCTTAGAAATAAAcgatattctattctattgtgtacgtcaccggaaaataacaagactcgtaagttgatcaattttctaggtagttgatcaactctcggaaaataataaacggtagTTGAAATGAACTTTATGTGtcattttccggtgacatatataagttgtaggtatataataccTGTATAAAGATAATGACAGAGCGGTACAGGTCGCTTGGGTGTAGACACGACATACACCTTCCTCTTCTTGGTGCGTCCCACCCAGTCCGCGAACTGCAGAGTGTTGGGTACTGTTGCGCTCAGCATCACTATGCTCACGTGAGCTGGAAGGAGGATTAGCACTTCCTCCCATACGTAGCCGCGCTGGGGAGGAACAAGTTTAGGATTATAAATTGATATAGTGTTTGTATTAAACAATTTTGTGCAATTAACAAATCACATTGGGTGCTGTAACTATTGATAAAGTATGTATGCCGAAGCTTTCCCAATCGATATTTATCTATAAATTATTAAGTGTTAAAATATTGAACACAGATCAGCCtacaaaacaaatcaaaataataaagactaTTTTCTTTACAGTGAATGCCGAATTTCGACCTTATTGTTTTTGATGGTTTCTACAATAATTTACTTAAGGTggatatatgtacctatatatgtCATTGCtggttagtaaataaataattacagaaTGTGACACACATTTCCAACAAGTATACACACAAGAACCTGAAATGAAATGATGAAACTCACCTCAGCATTATTGATATAATGAACTTCATCAAATATAACAAACTCAAGGTCTCTGGTGACATCAGACCCACAATACAGCATAGACCTCAGAATCTCCGTGGTCATCACGAGGCAGGAGGCTGTGGCATTGATTTGCAAGTCTCCAGTCAGAAGGCCCACTTCACCGAACATCTTGTTGAAGTCATTATACTTCTGATTTGATAATGCTTTGATCGGTGATGTGTAAATTGCCCTGTAGATAATAAAATCAGTgaggcaagtatcaatgcaacatTTCGAAGTTTGTAggtattttctaaatatatcttggagACCAATGCCAAAATATCTCGAGGAaatctggactataaagtctaaaACCACCAACTTGCAATGAACAAGCatagtgattaacgctcaattcttctctgtatgagagaAGGCTTGCACCCACAATTGGGATGATATGGGCTTATGATAATAGactgataataataaaatatttagaatgtATGGAAAAATCATCAATTTGCTATATAGATAAATGAATAATACCTGGTGCAATTCCTTCTGGACATGGCTATAGCATATTCGGCGACTACAGTTTTACCGGCTGACGTGTGTGCCGCTACGAACACGTGGTGACCTTCTTCTAGTTTCAATATCGcctgcaaaaataaattcatgtaCAAAGATAGCAAATTAAGTAAGGTACAATAAAACTGTCCATTTTCAAATTGAACTAAATACAGAATTATTGAAATATGTAAGATTTGAAGTCTTACTTGTTTTTGGAAGTTATCTAACTCAAATGGATAAGTTTGTGCCATGTCTTTAATCTTTTCTCTAAATTCTGGTACAGGTTGAGACACGTCTATCATTTCTGCCCAATCCGTTGACGTGACTCCAGTCTTTGCAGCTGAGCTCGTAATATTTAGCACGGGTATCTCAGGTAGCTCGATCGGAGGCCTTATAATAGTGGCTTCAAGGAAATTGTCATTGTCTGTGTCATTATCCAGTTCTATATTCCTTACTAGTTTTTGAGGCTTCTTTTCTGGTACTTCCTCATCTTTCCAAAGATCTGTGAAGAATAATCAATAAATAAGATCTGTGTAAAAATATCAGTAAATTAGTATATTCATTGTCAGGGGCAGACCTAGCTCTCAAAAAAGGTTGGACATATCCTTCCGATATAGTTTAAAATTTACATACATTCACGTGCCTGCCATGGTAGATCTAACACGGTCTATGGAGAAAGTTTTACTGTCATCAAGCTACTGAATGCATTACTCTACCCATTATTTTTGTTGCTAACATCATACATACCAACTAAATGTGCATTATTATCCACTACTTCTTCCAAATTGATCTTTACATGAATATCAACATTTTCTTTGTCCTCAGCAGTCTCTTCAGACACCTTCGGCGCATTGAGAAGAGTGCATCCATCTTCAGCAAACAGTACTGTTTCTTTAGATCCTGGTGCAGTGTTCAGAatgtctgtaaaataaataagttcacTAAACTATGcagatatacaacatgtaacttatttaacgcacatcctgaaattagtttgttcggaatcgtttactgaatcgatttatatcatttttaatataggtaattttttatcccaaaaataattaaaactacggaaattattgtcatattaaccctgtacagtcaaaacaaattcaaatagaccgtaactcaaagtaataagacttcgtgtattgtaggctttttccgtagtttcgttatgttgtgtcgggacgtgcggcgcgcggcgcgatatttgcgtgcgtagtagtatgaccaaaaagttctccaagaattggtataactaatttagtaaataacaatgcatatacatgttaaattaaaaattcagtgtatgtattatgattataacataatattctaattggggtgtttgagggtgtgcgttaattacgttacatgttgtatatggtCTGCAGAAAATTTCAGGTGAGGTGGTGAACAAAGGTATACACAACATTTTTGGAATCTTACCTTCACCCAAAAACTTTCCAGGTTCCTCATTATCCAGATCAATATTGACATCTCCATTAGCTGCCTCAGCAAGCATTTTCTCCAACTCTTCTTCGAAGCCAGCCGGCAAGAAAGGGCTTTGAGTAGTTGTGCCCCTGGTAGCAAGGCTCGGGGGAAGAGGAGCCCGGGACATTGAGAGACTATCCTCGTCATCTTCCACTGGTACACTTACTTCTTCTAAACCGGTTATCTCTCCGGTAATTGGGTCCCTGACCACCTGAAATTATTAgttcatcaaataaaaaatcaaatggCACAGATTGGTCATGACTGGCAGGTAAGAAAGTGGTCAAATGCGAGCCtactataaaaaagtttttaatcacTGAAACCAGTGTTGTACTACTTACAACTTGAGTGATATGATAACAACATTGTTGATTGTAATATCTTTTTATACGCTACTTCAAAGGATTTTGAACCTAATGGCTGAGTTTATAACAAACTAACAATGACAAGTTACCCTCATAAAAGTACCTGCcatcataaaattaaactaagttTGGTGGCAAACTAAACCGCCAGATGTATAGTTGCTGTAAAAGCTATCGGTATGCTGCTTACATAGATAGCTTCATACATAATGATctgaaataataaagtttacctCAAGTGTGGTGTCCGGCCCAAAATCATCGGCATCATGAATAAATAAGGAATCGACGTTTGACTCGCGATGCCAATGAGACTGAGACCGTTCCCATTGATGAATAGACAACCTTTCCGGCTTCAGAAGATACTCTTTAACCCTTTCATTAAGATCTTCAAAGATCGGTGGTAGCTGAAACATATTGCACGAAAAAGTTACACAATTtgttaactttaaaaacaaacaagttgTGAAGTAACTTACTTTGAAGTCGGAGAAATCATTTTCGGCATCTacagacatttaaatatttatttaacacggaaaattattaaaaaggcTAGGTTATTTCGCATTTATTTTGATGAATTCAGAAATGGCATGAAAGTCAGCGAATTGTCAAAATTGACGtcttttcaaagtaaacaagtCTGTGATTCCCcggcaaaaacaaaacaaaattaagttgATCTGTTTACACTGATTACTTTCTTACTtagttttaacaattttaaacttattttgaaaaaaataaatgtaatgagtGTGATTATATTAATCGTTTCTTGTTTTTCCAATTTCCACAAAATTCACATGCACGTTTCTGAACGATTGTTTATCTATCAATCTGACGTTTCAACGGTCGTAAAAATGCGTTCCTTTTTAACATTTACAGGAAATTAATGCGTTCATATTAAGACAATTATTAATCATGAAATCCCTTTCATTTCAAACTGTAAGATAAGAATTGATTTGATCTACTTGATTAAGACTCAAATCTTGttgataataatttagaatAAAAGTACAAGTACATACATAAAGCGAGGGGCACATACCTAAAGCTTTAAAATATGATTGCAATGAAAGTTTTCTCTGTGTGATTGCTACTTCAGTTTACGACATtgtgaataatttaataaaataaatatgtaggagCTCGTGGATCTTCTTTTCActatgaaataattaattgtatattttataattatattgacGTAATTGTAGATACAACTTATCGCAGCTTGGACGGttctttttgaaattataaaaaattgcgatgttttattttgtatctttTACAAACACACGTCAATGTTATTTGGAAAATCCAATACTTAATGTTCACTATACAAGTAATATTATGAGGTTTCTAGGTGTAAAcattatttagtatttagtaCATAATGTAAGCCCATGACACAAATCTATAAACTGTAGGAGTATTGATAAGGCAGTAGCGATAGTAGGTGTTAACCTGCTCCTAATGAGTTAAAGTTTAACCAAACGATATTATTTTATGCAGGTATGACTGGCCATAATGAGCATCACTTAATTGCttctttgaataattattactgTTACCTAAATATATATACTAATTACTAATACCTCA from Helicoverpa zea isolate HzStark_Cry1AcR chromosome 20, ilHelZeax1.1, whole genome shotgun sequence includes these protein-coding regions:
- the LOC124640199 gene encoding helicase SKI2W; the protein is MSVDAENDFSDFKLPPIFEDLNERVKEYLLKPERLSIHQWERSQSHWHRESNVDSLFIHDADDFGPDTTLEVVRDPITGEITGLEEVSVPVEDDEDSLSMSRAPLPPSLATRGTTTQSPFLPAGFEEELEKMLAEAANGDVNIDLDNEEPGKFLGEDILNTAPGSKETVLFAEDGCTLLNAPKVSEETAEDKENVDIHVKINLEEVVDNNAHLVDLWKDEEVPEKKPQKLVRNIELDNDTDNDNFLEATIIRPPIELPEIPVLNITSSAAKTGVTSTDWAEMIDVSQPVPEFREKIKDMAQTYPFELDNFQKQAILKLEEGHHVFVAAHTSAGKTVVAEYAIAMSRRNCTRAIYTSPIKALSNQKYNDFNKMFGEVGLLTGDLQINATASCLVMTTEILRSMLYCGSDVTRDLEFVIFDEVHYINNAERGYVWEEVLILLPAHVSIVMLSATVPNTLQFADWVGRTKKRKVYVVSTPKRPVPLCHYLYTGTGGKSKNERFLVVDQEGNFQLRGYNEAVAAKKARENEYKKNFGPKGGKMYMNPKAEQTMWVAFIDHLKQKDKLPVVAFTLSRNRCDQNAESLMSVDLTTAKEKGHIRSFFQKCLQRLKEPDRRLPQVIRLQRVLENGIGVHHSGILPLLKEIVEMLFQSGFVKILFATETFAMGVNMPARTVVFDETSKYDGLQRRTLAPAEYIQMAGRAGRRGLDDTGTVIILCKEGVPDLVTLKGMMLGIPQKLSSQFRLTYAMILSLLRAATVSVEGMMQRSFREFNQICQADNYRKQLELAEKEYSEKCSTPLASHLAPLAAFYDTAAAYIDVLNEIMPILLNTSKVAKEMTPGKVLIVSAGPYMNQLGVLLNNNGPRQTPYKVLVLDTKVEDNATYNFEVDENWYRMLSFSAMYDSIGTEESTLDHTILCIAPKNIIAVTKMNLKMDPKIIIDDWEKRQMPRFKDAPVGSSCTSAVQELSRISHAVCSGATTLEHVSLTQSLSVTTGEILSSLDKMNKCMNELKEHKKCTDIANFKSEFAIVYERKLTERKRDKYKRLLSFENLALYPDYQRRLMVLRELSYIDEHDSVILKGRVACGMGTNELIISELVFRNVFTDKTPAEIAALLSCFVFQARTQVENQLTEKLAEGVKAIEQIDAELTAIESKYLVGQFEGQAERLNFGLVRVVYEWALEKPFAEIMDLTDVQEGIIVRCIQQLHELLVDVKDAAVAVGDPKLQAKMMEASTAIKRDIVFAASLYTTQKETVTT